The following proteins come from a genomic window of Chaetodon auriga isolate fChaAug3 chromosome 16, fChaAug3.hap1, whole genome shotgun sequence:
- the rcvrna gene encoding recoverin a has translation MGNTKSSVLSKELLEDLKSNTKYSEAELCTWYQSFLKECPSGKISKEQFEGIYASFFPNADPTEYARHVFRSFDTNADGTLDFKEYIVALHLTSGGKTLQKLEWAFALYDVDGNGTISNNEILEIVRSIFNMIPPEDQKNLPEDENTPEKRAEKIWEFFGKKENDKISEGEFIQGVMDNKDILRLIQYDEPQKIKDKLKEKKH, from the exons ATGGGGAATACTAAGAGCAGCGTTTTGTCAAAGGAGCTCCTGGAAGATCTGAAATCCAACACAAAGTACTCAGAGGCCGAGCTGTGCACCTGGTACCAGTCCTTCCTGAAGGAGTGTCCCAGCGGGAAGATCAGCAAGGAGCAGTTTGAAGGCATCTACGCCAGCTTCTTCCCAAATGCAGACCCCACAGAGTACGCACGGCACGTTTTCAGGAGTTTTGACACCAATGCGGATGGCACTTTGGACTTTAAGGAGTACATAGTTGCCCTGCACCTCACATCAGGGGGAAAGACTCTGCAGAAACTGGAGTGGGCCTTCGCCCTGTACGACGTGGACGGGAATGGAACCATCAGCAATAATGAAATCCTAGAGATTGTCCGG tcaatattcaaCATGATTCCTCCTGAAGACCAGAAGAACCTCCCCGAGGACGAAAACACGCCGGAGAAGAGGGCTGAAAAAATCTGGGAATTCTTTGGGAAGAAGGAGAACG ATAAAATCTCGGAGGGAGAGTTCATTCAGGGCGTGATGGACAACAAGGACATCCTGCGGTTGATACAATACGATGAGCCTCAGAAAATTAAAGACaagctgaaagagaagaagcaTTAG